In Tenebrio molitor chromosome 8, icTenMoli1.1, whole genome shotgun sequence, a genomic segment contains:
- the LOC138136746 gene encoding uncharacterized protein — protein MRISLLALFFFFTLAAASPTGPGGLYSILHKANENNVQVSGALSVLRVVILLAVQLVIQPILLWILRRTIFLPFTIGKRIITLPFRIIRFIASIPRRIVMLPITLILLPVTLILLLIKAIKKIASPFVRVLKFLVHTVAFLLGVPVRAYNTLYMY, from the exons ATGCGTATCTCACTGTTGGCATTATTCTTTTTCTTCACGCTGGCAGCTGCG AGCCCCACGGGTCCCGGAGGACTCTACTCCATCCTGCACAAAGCCAATG AGAACAATGTACAAGTCAGCGGAGCTTTGTCCGTCCTGCGCGTCGTCATCCTGCTGGCCGTGCAACTGGTGATCCAACCGATCCTGTTATGGATTCTGCGACGGACCATCTTCCTCCCATTCACCATCGGCAAGAGGATCATCACGCTACCCTTCAGAATAATCAGATTCATCGCGTCGATCCCCAGAAGAATCGTTATGCTACCGATCACGCTCATACTGCTGCCCGTCACCCTCATCCTGCTACTGATCAAGGCCATCAAGAAGATCGCCAGTCCATTCGTCAGAGTGCTCAAGTTCTTGGTGCACACCGTCGCCTTCCTCTTAGGAGTGCCGGTCAGAGCTTACAACACGTTGTATATGTATTAG
- the LOC138136745 gene encoding uncharacterized protein yields MRLALLLAFVCFTLAAAQIPMIPLIPSMSMMPPPSPSVALRQVSDNTVLITRASEVIRFIFLLLMQVIIQPLIRKITSPFSLVEKIRQLPSSFSNFLTNIPQRLMRLPIDLLLFPVTIVLMIIRLIKLVLSPVFKLFYFLFNLTAFFLGMPIKVFNTVYKFK; encoded by the exons ATGCGACTCGCACTGTTGCTGGCCTTTGTGTGCTTCACGCTCGCTGCAGCG CAAATCCCCATGATCCCGCTGATCCCGAGCATGTCCATGATGCCGCCGCCCAGCCCATCCGTCGCACTCCGGCAag TTTCAGACAACACCGTACTAATCACGCGAGCCAGCGAAGTGATACGTTTCATATTCCTCCTGCTGATGCAGGTGATAATTCAACCCCTGATCAGGAAAATCACTTCGCCTTTCAGCCTGGTGGAGAAGATCAGACAGTTGCCGAGCTCGTTCAGTAACTTCTTAACCAACATCCCCCAGAGACTGATGCGCCTACCGATAGACCTCCTCCTGTTCCCAGTCACGATAGTCTTGATGATCATACGTTTGATCAAGCTGGTCCTCAGTCCCGTCTTTAAACTGTTCTACTTTTTGTTCAACTTGACCGCGTTCTTTTTAGGTATGCCCATTAAAGTCTTCAACACGGTGTACAAATTCAAGTGA